A genomic segment from Rubrobacter tropicus encodes:
- a CDS encoding carbohydrate kinase family protein, which translates to MVSSRQQLDVLTIGEMVVDFISAEKTDTLSNATTFKRYLGGSPANIAVYVSKLGGRSAVIAKTGIGAFGKFLKSELQRHGVVTDYLQMDHRTNTTVIFVSSTATTPDFEEFRIGDYLLEPNEIPDEAIDRAKVVHSSTFALSREPCRSAVIGAFRRAQEMGKIVSLDPNYSRRVWPDYKEAQGVIREAYRHVNLTKPSADDARRVFGPDYEPEQYIEMFHDLGPETVVFTMGGEGNLISENGKITAHVPTRPVDVVDATGAGDSFWAGFLTALLDDNPVERSVLFAREIVERKLTTKGPLPADIDRGEIYARLDEGANAEDGK; encoded by the coding sequence ATGGTTTCCTCCAGACAGCAACTCGACGTCCTCACCATCGGGGAGATGGTGGTCGACTTCATCTCGGCCGAGAAGACGGACACCTTGAGCAACGCCACCACCTTCAAGCGGTATCTCGGTGGGTCGCCGGCCAACATCGCCGTGTACGTCTCGAAGCTCGGGGGCCGGTCGGCCGTGATCGCCAAGACGGGCATAGGGGCTTTCGGGAAGTTCCTCAAGAGCGAGCTGCAGCGTCACGGCGTCGTCACCGATTACCTCCAGATGGACCACAGGACCAACACCACCGTCATCTTCGTCTCCTCAACGGCCACCACCCCCGACTTCGAGGAGTTCCGCATCGGCGACTACCTGCTCGAACCGAATGAGATACCGGACGAGGCGATAGACCGGGCGAAGGTCGTACATTCCTCGACCTTCGCCCTCTCGCGCGAGCCCTGCCGCTCGGCCGTGATAGGGGCTTTCCGCCGGGCGCAGGAGATGGGCAAGATCGTCTCGCTCGACCCGAACTACAGCCGCAGGGTCTGGCCCGACTACAAGGAGGCGCAGGGCGTTATCCGGGAGGCCTACAGGCACGTCAACCTGACCAAGCCCTCCGCCGACGACGCCCGCCGGGTCTTCGGCCCCGACTACGAGCCCGAGCAGTACATAGAAATGTTCCACGACCTCGGCCCCGAGACCGTCGTATTCACGATGGGCGGCGAGGGGAACCTGATCTCGGAGAACGGCAAGATCACGGCCCACGTCCCGACCCGCCCGGTGGACGTCGTCGACGCGACCGGCGCGGGCGACTCGTTCTGGGCGGGATTCCTGACGGCGCTCCTTGACGACAACCCCGTCGAACGCTCGGTCCTCTTCGCCCGCGAGATCGTCGAGCGCAAGCTGACCACCAAGGGCCCCCTCCCCGCGGACATCGACCGCGGGGAGATCTACGCCCGCCTGGACGAAGGGGCGAACGCAGAAGACGGAAAGTAA
- a CDS encoding glycoside hydrolase family 16 protein produces MKRVWVLFAVGALQVFLISGVAQAQGAGFFDGFGTFEAARWTKENHALGRGYLDADNVSVANGHLRLKMPANTVQGAEIRSNNLYYHGSYAARLKLPNTPGSVTGFFVYRPPDFAREIDIEIPNDSSRRIWFTTHAGGRTTNHVTMRLPFDPTASFHDYAFTYGPGAVRFYVDGKLMKTFNTGLPQNTMYLYTNTWFPTWLDGKKPRRDSYVLVDWIRHTR; encoded by the coding sequence GTGAAGCGAGTTTGGGTTTTGTTCGCGGTTGGGGCTTTGCAGGTGTTCTTGATCTCCGGCGTCGCCCAGGCGCAGGGCGCGGGCTTTTTCGACGGCTTCGGCACTTTCGAGGCCGCCCGCTGGACTAAAGAGAACCACGCCCTGGGCCGCGGCTACCTGGACGCCGACAACGTGAGCGTCGCCAACGGCCATCTGCGCCTCAAGATGCCGGCAAACACCGTGCAGGGGGCGGAGATCCGATCCAACAACCTCTACTACCACGGTTCCTACGCAGCGCGCCTGAAGCTGCCGAACACCCCGGGCTCCGTCACAGGCTTCTTCGTCTACCGCCCGCCGGACTTCGCCCGCGAGATAGACATAGAGATCCCGAACGACTCTTCGCGCAGGATCTGGTTCACCACCCACGCCGGCGGCCGGACGACGAACCACGTCACCATGCGCCTGCCCTTCGATCCCACGGCCAGTTTCCACGACTACGCCTTTACTTACGGGCCTGGGGCCGTGCGCTTCTACGTGGACGGCAAGCTCATGAAGACCTTCAACACGGGCCTGCCGCAGAACACGATGTACCTCTACACGAACACCTGGTTCCCGACCTGGCTCGACGGCAAGAAACCACGCCGAGACTCCTACGTTCTGGTCGACTGGATCCGGCACACCCGGTAG
- a CDS encoding family 16 glycosylhydrolase, with translation MRRVLSLLFAGLAFTIVFAGTAGAQEATSFYDPFDSFDTARWSTGDHNLGRSYLDPTNVDASGGNLRIKHPARSYEGGEALTNALHGYGSYSARVKPAYAPGSITGFFLYKSPDFESEIDIEIYNDRSGRVMFTTYAGGQQTHTETAQLGFDPTAAYHEYAFDYASDSMTFYVDGRPMRTWDTGIPQTSMHLMVNSWFPAWLNGNRPKKTVYTQIDWIRHTATAATP, from the coding sequence TTGCGACGGGTACTCTCACTCCTGTTTGCCGGGTTGGCCTTCACGATCGTCTTCGCCGGGACCGCCGGGGCGCAGGAAGCCACGAGCTTCTACGACCCCTTCGACTCGTTCGATACCGCCCGCTGGTCGACCGGCGACCACAACCTCGGGCGCAGCTACCTCGACCCGACCAACGTGGACGCGAGCGGGGGCAACCTGAGGATCAAACACCCCGCCCGCTCCTACGAGGGGGGCGAGGCCCTCACGAACGCCCTCCACGGCTACGGTTCCTACTCCGCCCGCGTGAAACCCGCGTACGCCCCGGGCTCCATCACGGGCTTCTTCCTCTACAAGAGCCCGGACTTCGAGAGCGAGATCGACATAGAGATCTACAACGATCGCTCGGGCCGCGTCATGTTCACGACTTACGCCGGCGGCCAGCAGACCCACACCGAGACCGCGCAACTCGGCTTCGACCCGACCGCCGCCTACCACGAATACGCCTTCGACTACGCCTCGGACTCCATGACCTTCTACGTGGACGGCCGCCCGATGCGCACCTGGGACACCGGCATCCCCCAGACGTCCATGCACCTGATGGTCAACTCCTGGTTCCCGGCCTGGCTGAACGGCAACAGGCCCAAGAAGACCGTCTACACCCAGATCGACTGGATCCGCCACACGGCAACCGCCGCGACCCCCTGA
- a CDS encoding MarR family winged helix-turn-helix transcriptional regulator, with the protein MDTVSSGAVGDLSLRLVDEFAAFGPAYMKWVRSRMREPGVSYARMRLLGALHCGGPKIMSGISDELGVTRRNVTALVDGLEQEGLVRRLPHPTDRRAIVIELTDEGGRTMETQYEEHRKDVAELFVGLSEEDRRELVRLLGLLRERLREEGGCQA; encoded by the coding sequence ATGGACACGGTAAGTTCGGGGGCTGTCGGGGATCTCTCCCTGCGTTTGGTCGACGAGTTCGCCGCGTTTGGGCCGGCGTACATGAAGTGGGTACGTTCGCGGATGCGGGAGCCGGGCGTCAGTTACGCGCGGATGCGGTTGCTCGGGGCCTTGCATTGCGGGGGGCCCAAGATCATGAGCGGCATCAGCGACGAGCTCGGGGTGACGCGCCGCAACGTGACGGCGCTGGTCGACGGGCTGGAGCAGGAGGGCCTGGTCAGGCGTCTGCCCCACCCCACCGACCGGCGCGCGATCGTCATAGAGCTGACCGACGAGGGCGGAAGGACCATGGAAACCCAGTACGAAGAGCACCGCAAGGACGTGGCGGAGCTCTTCGTAGGGCTCTCCGAGGAAGACCGGCGTGAGCTCGTCAGGCTCCTGGGCCTCTTGCGAGAGAGGTTGCGGGAAGAGGGCGGCTGCCAGGCCTGA
- a CDS encoding DUF6069 family protein, protein MAAVSGGAEGRGVPLGRLAMVGALTVVVAVVVNVVIRTVAVSVFGIGEGFQPLGVGPTVFFTVVGVTGAVVVFGLILRFARRPVRLFRRVALVVLVVSLVPDVLLLFAGSMPGVTAAGVGTLMIEHVATWAVAVGMLTTLAGGRRS, encoded by the coding sequence GTGGCTGCTGTATCGGGTGGGGCCGAGGGTCGGGGTGTTCCGTTGGGGCGGCTGGCGATGGTCGGGGCGCTCACGGTGGTGGTTGCGGTGGTGGTGAACGTCGTGATCCGGACGGTCGCGGTCTCCGTGTTTGGGATCGGGGAGGGGTTTCAGCCGCTCGGCGTGGGGCCGACGGTGTTCTTCACCGTGGTTGGGGTAACGGGCGCCGTGGTGGTGTTCGGCCTGATCCTGCGCTTCGCGCGGCGTCCGGTGCGTTTGTTCCGGAGGGTCGCTCTGGTGGTGCTGGTGGTCTCGCTGGTGCCCGACGTCTTGCTCCTGTTCGCGGGTTCCATGCCCGGCGTGACCGCCGCCGGGGTCGGCACGTTGATGATCGAGCACGTCGCCACGTGGGCGGTGGCCGTCGGGATGCTCACCACGCTTGCCGGGGGGAGAAGGTCGTAG
- a CDS encoding SDR family oxidoreductase — translation MSNTGMGGKVALVTGGTSGIGKAAATALAAMGADVVLVGRNPERGEEAAAEIRARTGGRVDLALADLSSQAEVRALADEFKKRYDRLDVLVNNAGLVQSTRSETVDGLETTFAINHLAPFLLTNLLMDLLKESAPSRVVTVSSEAERWGNIDFDDLQSRKKYRGFPVYGMTKLANIMFTYELAGRLKGTGVTATCMHPGAVNTRFGSDNSGLFTIFFRLFKPFMRTPEQGADTLIWLASSPEVEGVSGRYYSDRKVIEPKKVADDPQARRRLWEESERLTGLKVTA, via the coding sequence TTGAGTAACACTGGCATGGGTGGGAAGGTGGCGCTCGTCACGGGCGGGACCTCCGGCATAGGCAAGGCGGCGGCGACGGCGCTGGCCGCGATGGGGGCCGACGTCGTCCTGGTAGGGCGCAACCCCGAGCGCGGGGAGGAGGCGGCGGCCGAGATCCGGGCCCGGACCGGCGGACGCGTGGACCTGGCGCTCGCCGACCTCTCCTCGCAGGCCGAGGTGCGCGCGCTGGCCGACGAGTTCAAGAAGCGCTACGACAGGCTCGACGTGCTCGTCAACAACGCGGGGCTCGTTCAGAGCACGAGGAGCGAGACCGTGGACGGCCTGGAGACCACGTTCGCCATAAACCACCTGGCGCCGTTCCTGCTCACGAACCTGCTTATGGATCTGCTCAAAGAGAGCGCCCCTAGCAGGGTCGTCACCGTCTCCTCGGAGGCCGAACGGTGGGGGAACATCGACTTCGACGACTTGCAGTCCAGGAAGAAGTACAGGGGTTTCCCCGTCTACGGGATGACCAAGCTCGCCAACATCATGTTCACCTACGAGCTAGCGGGGCGGCTGAAAGGGACTGGCGTAACGGCCACCTGCATGCACCCGGGGGCCGTCAATACCAGGTTCGGGAGCGACAACTCGGGGCTGTTCACGATCTTTTTCCGGCTCTTCAAGCCGTTCATGAGGACGCCGGAGCAGGGGGCCGACACCCTGATCTGGCTGGCCTCCTCGCCCGAGGTGGAGGGCGTCAGCGGCCGGTACTACTCGGACCGCAAGGTCATCGAGCCGAAGAAGGTCGCCGATGATCCGCAGGCCCGGCGCAGGCTGTGGGAGGAGAGCGAGAGGCTCACGGGCCTGAAGGTGACCGCGTAG
- a CDS encoding ATP-binding cassette domain-containing protein, producing MGRDSGIIVEGLVREFRKGPRAVDGIDLRVEPGEAYGFLGPNGAGKSTTVLMLTTLLPPTGGTARVAGYDIVREGPQVRASIGAALQEAALDPFLTGREHLNLQAALHGISRADRKKRGNALLERVGLQEAADRRVRGYSGGMKRRLDLALALVHGPSILFLDEPTTGLDPQSRSALWSEVSRLARDEGVTVFLTTQYLEEADVLADRVGIIDRGTIVAEDTPEALKAEIGRPSVEATPASPAERDAVVGVLGRFGEEIPSQPGTVAVRLSGGAAGLADVVRALDRENLKVSNLRLEEPSLDDVFLAKTGRSLEGAGDSGEGAEEAQG from the coding sequence GTGGGACGCGACAGCGGGATAATCGTCGAGGGCCTCGTCCGGGAGTTCAGGAAGGGACCGCGGGCCGTGGACGGCATCGACCTGCGCGTCGAGCCCGGCGAGGCCTACGGCTTTCTCGGCCCGAACGGCGCGGGGAAATCTACGACCGTCCTGATGCTGACGACGCTGCTGCCGCCGACGGGCGGGACCGCGAGGGTCGCCGGCTACGACATCGTCAGGGAGGGGCCGCAGGTCAGGGCCTCCATCGGGGCGGCGCTGCAGGAGGCCGCGCTCGACCCGTTCCTGACCGGGAGGGAGCACCTCAACTTGCAGGCCGCGTTGCACGGCATCTCGCGCGCGGACCGGAAGAAGCGGGGGAACGCGCTGCTGGAGCGGGTCGGGTTGCAGGAGGCGGCCGACCGGCGGGTGCGCGGGTATTCGGGCGGGATGAAGCGGAGGCTCGACCTCGCGCTCGCGCTCGTGCACGGGCCGAGCATCCTGTTTCTCGACGAGCCGACGACGGGGCTCGACCCGCAGAGCCGGAGCGCCCTGTGGAGCGAGGTCAGCAGGCTCGCCAGGGACGAGGGTGTCACGGTGTTCCTGACGACGCAGTACCTCGAAGAGGCCGACGTGTTGGCCGACCGGGTCGGGATCATCGACCGGGGCACCATCGTGGCCGAGGACACGCCCGAGGCGCTGAAGGCCGAGATCGGGCGCCCCAGCGTCGAGGCGACGCCGGCCAGCCCGGCAGAGCGGGACGCCGTCGTTGGCGTTCTGGGCCGGTTCGGGGAGGAGATCCCATCCCAGCCCGGCACCGTCGCCGTCCGCCTCTCCGGCGGCGCCGCGGGCCTCGCCGACGTCGTGCGAGCCCTCGACCGGGAGAACCTGAAGGTCTCGAACCTGAGACTAGAAGAGCCGAGCCTCGACGACGTCTTTCTCGCCAAGACCGGCCGCTCGCTCGAAGGGGCCGGGGACAGTGGAGAGGGCGCGGAGGAGGCGCAAGGGTGA
- a CDS encoding ABC transporter permease: MTGSSFLVQVVALARRSTVRTLRQPAVIVSALLFPMMFFSINASGLDAASRLPGFPDAPYLDFAFAFPLIQASLFGAITAGSDLARDIENGFFDRLSLTPMRPSALLSGMLAGVVALGLIQGVVFLAFGFLMGVNISSGVLGMLVIVALTVLVALGFGGLGAMLAIRTGSVEAVESAFPLFFVAIFMSSINLPRNLIEQDWFRFIATVNPISYLVEGIRSLVITGWDAQALLLGFGCAAVIVVLAIGGAAASMRTRVA, from the coding sequence GTGACGGGCTCCTCTTTTCTCGTGCAGGTCGTGGCGCTCGCGCGCCGCTCGACCGTAAGGACGCTGCGCCAGCCGGCCGTTATCGTCTCGGCCCTGCTGTTTCCGATGATGTTCTTCTCCATAAACGCGAGCGGCCTCGACGCGGCCTCGCGCTTGCCGGGATTTCCGGACGCCCCGTACCTGGACTTCGCCTTCGCGTTTCCGCTCATTCAAGCGTCGCTGTTCGGGGCGATCACGGCCGGCAGCGACCTCGCCCGCGACATCGAGAACGGCTTCTTCGACCGGCTCTCCCTGACCCCGATGCGGCCTTCGGCGCTGCTCAGCGGGATGCTCGCCGGCGTCGTCGCCCTCGGCCTTATCCAGGGCGTCGTCTTTCTCGCGTTCGGTTTCCTGATGGGCGTGAACATCAGCAGCGGCGTCCTGGGGATGCTCGTGATCGTGGCGCTCACGGTGCTCGTGGCTCTGGGCTTCGGGGGGCTCGGGGCGATGCTCGCCATACGGACCGGCTCCGTGGAGGCGGTCGAGAGCGCCTTTCCGCTCTTCTTCGTCGCGATCTTCATGTCCTCCATAAACCTGCCGAGAAACCTTATAGAGCAGGACTGGTTCAGGTTCATAGCGACCGTCAACCCTATCTCCTACCTCGTCGAAGGCATCCGGAGTTTGGTGATAACCGGCTGGGACGCGCAGGCGCTCCTGCTCGGCTTCGGGTGCGCGGCTGTGATCGTGGTGCTCGCCATCGGCGGGGCCGCGGCCTCCATGCGGACGAGGGTGGCCTAG
- a CDS encoding ABC transporter permease has protein sequence MGGFFAVAWAVAGRQTYKYFTNPAFLAPALFPLFFFVAFAGGLTRVGDIPGFDYAAGYIAFQYVWALLQAVTMGGAFTGFSIASDFENGFARRLMLAASNRYGIILGYTMASLVRAFMTGTLVTVLALITGMPITGGFDFFGLIALAILANIAATLFGAGIAMMLRTQQAGPVIRTPIFMVLFLAPVFVPLNLLSGWIETVARLNPFTAILGAARGFLAGDPQNVLPAFAISAALILVLSVWAIFGLRRAENAG, from the coding sequence GTGGGCGGCTTCTTCGCGGTCGCCTGGGCCGTCGCGGGCAGGCAGACCTACAAGTACTTCACCAACCCGGCGTTCCTGGCGCCGGCCCTCTTCCCGCTCTTCTTCTTCGTGGCGTTCGCGGGGGGGCTCACGAGGGTGGGTGACATACCCGGCTTCGACTACGCCGCCGGTTACATCGCCTTCCAGTACGTCTGGGCCTTGCTCCAGGCCGTCACGATGGGCGGGGCGTTCACGGGGTTCTCGATAGCCAGCGACTTCGAGAACGGGTTCGCCAGGAGGCTCATGCTCGCGGCCTCCAACAGGTACGGGATCATCCTCGGCTACACCATGGCCTCGCTCGTACGCGCCTTCATGACCGGGACGCTCGTGACCGTTCTGGCGCTTATAACCGGCATGCCCATAACGGGCGGCTTCGACTTCTTCGGGTTGATCGCGCTCGCCATTCTCGCCAACATCGCGGCGACGCTCTTCGGGGCCGGTATCGCGATGATGCTCCGCACCCAGCAGGCCGGGCCCGTTATAAGGACCCCGATCTTCATGGTCCTCTTTTTGGCCCCGGTCTTCGTCCCGCTGAACCTCTTGAGCGGCTGGATCGAGACGGTGGCCCGCCTGAACCCGTTCACCGCCATCCTCGGCGCCGCGCGCGGCTTTCTGGCCGGCGACCCGCAGAACGTGCTCCCGGCCTTCGCCATAAGCGCCGCCCTGATACTCGTCCTCTCCGTGTGGGCCATCTTCGGCCTCCGGCGGGCCGAGAACGCCGGATAG
- a CDS encoding nitroreductase family deazaflavin-dependent oxidoreductase: protein MTRGRPYGPAIATAQKWATKLHSSLYRTTNGRVGGRMVGSPVLLLVTTGRRSGLRRTTPLLYLEDGGRYAIVASNGGAPKHPDWWLNLGANPEAAVEVGGREIRVRATEAVGEEKRRLWKRLVEMYPSYASYQAKTDREIPVILLEPIEQGTRNPRKEPA from the coding sequence ATGACCCGGGGACGGCCTTACGGCCCCGCCATCGCCACGGCCCAGAAGTGGGCCACGAAGCTGCATTCTTCCCTCTACCGGACCACGAACGGCAGGGTCGGCGGCCGGATGGTCGGCAGCCCCGTGCTTCTGCTCGTCACGACCGGCCGCCGGAGCGGGCTGCGGCGGACGACGCCGCTTCTCTACCTCGAAGACGGCGGCCGGTACGCTATCGTCGCCTCCAACGGCGGCGCCCCGAAGCACCCCGACTGGTGGCTCAACCTCGGGGCGAACCCGGAGGCGGCCGTCGAGGTCGGTGGGCGCGAGATCCGCGTCCGCGCCACGGAGGCCGTGGGCGAAGAGAAGCGGCGGCTGTGGAAGCGGCTCGTCGAGATGTACCCGAGCTACGCGAGCTACCAGGCGAAGACGGACCGGGAGATCCCGGTGATCCTCCTCGAACCCATCGAACAAGGCACCCGAAACCCACGAAAGGAGCCGGCATGA
- a CDS encoding rhodanese-like domain-containing protein translates to MKTIDREELKAKLDRGDDLLLLEVLGEASYGQGHLPGAVRYEGRGQVEGLVQDRSAEVVAYCSNFN, encoded by the coding sequence ATGAAAACCATAGACCGCGAGGAACTGAAGGCGAAGCTGGACCGCGGGGACGATCTCTTGCTCCTGGAGGTGCTCGGCGAGGCCTCGTACGGGCAGGGGCACCTGCCCGGCGCGGTCCGTTACGAGGGGCGGGGTCAGGTTGAGGGTCTGGTTCAGGACCGGAGCGCCGAGGTCGTGGCCTACTGCTCGAACTTCAACTGA
- a CDS encoding ABC transporter ATP-binding protein, with protein sequence MRVIKARELTKTYGRGEGRVEALAGVSLDVEPGEWVSVVGPSGSGKSTLMNLLGLLDRPTAGSYVLDGREVSGLKGGELARARRDLIGFVFQSYNLLPRQSARKNVELPLVYAGTRGAERRKRALGALEQVGLSDRAGHRPPELSGGQKQRVAIARALVSRPAMLLADEPTGNLDTRSGEGILNLFGQLNASGVTLIVVTHDPEVAQRGDRIVDIRDGRVFADEKSRGLGVAE encoded by the coding sequence GTGAGGGTCATCAAGGCCAGGGAACTCACCAAGACCTACGGCCGGGGCGAGGGCCGGGTCGAGGCCCTGGCCGGCGTGAGCCTCGACGTCGAGCCGGGCGAGTGGGTTTCGGTGGTCGGACCTTCCGGGAGCGGCAAGAGCACGCTGATGAACCTGCTGGGGCTGCTGGACCGGCCCACGGCAGGGAGCTACGTCCTCGACGGGCGCGAGGTGTCGGGGCTCAAGGGCGGCGAGCTCGCGCGGGCGAGGCGGGATCTGATCGGCTTCGTCTTCCAGAGCTACAACCTCCTGCCCCGCCAGAGCGCCCGCAAGAACGTGGAGCTTCCCCTCGTCTACGCCGGGACGCGGGGGGCCGAGCGTCGCAAGCGGGCGCTTGGGGCCCTCGAACAGGTGGGGCTCTCGGACCGGGCCGGGCACAGGCCGCCGGAGCTCTCGGGTGGGCAAAAGCAAAGGGTGGCCATAGCGCGGGCGCTCGTGAGCCGGCCGGCGATGCTGCTCGCCGACGAGCCTACGGGGAACCTGGATACGAGATCCGGGGAGGGAATCCTGAACCTCTTCGGGCAGCTCAACGCCTCGGGGGTGACGCTAATCGTCGTTACGCACGACCCGGAGGTCGCCCAGAGGGGGGACAGGATCGTGGACATCCGGGACGGGCGCGTCTTTGCCGACGAGAAGTCGCGGGGGCTGGGGGTCGCAGAATGA
- a CDS encoding ABC transporter permease: protein MRKVFQIAGMGLSGLLVNWARTFLTMLGIIIGVAAVVLLTSLGNGIQKSISGQINDLGPNLITISPGTSGEQAGGDDGPFGAAAASTLTPEDTRLVGDLPGVARASSNVSTVAPVERQSVSFSGVDPSYDEIRSVGLAAGRFVEGRGEVVLSQADARRLLDSKPGEAVGKTLSVGGSSQNAPERDSERRSAQVPKRLPEQISERLPEGVAREQAQDAPQEPAPEPARKYEVVGVAEASDVEFGPPVPEASFMATADALEVSGVKTVGQIVVQAEGAGTVDRAVDGIGKELREAHDGAKDFSVITQRELLSTFTEITDQLKIFLTGIAGISLLVGGIGVMNIMLVSVAERTREIGVRKALGATNANVLLQFLLEAVLLALIGGVLGVLVGIAGSAILPNVLEDLPPAVVTANEVALAFGVSALIGVLFGVLPAYRSARLQPVEALRRE, encoded by the coding sequence ATGAGGAAGGTCTTCCAGATCGCCGGCATGGGCCTCTCCGGGTTGCTCGTCAACTGGGCCCGCACGTTCCTCACCATGCTCGGCATAATCATCGGGGTGGCGGCCGTCGTGCTGCTCACCTCTTTGGGGAACGGCATACAGAAGAGCATCTCGGGCCAGATCAACGACCTCGGCCCCAACCTCATAACCATAAGCCCCGGCACCAGCGGCGAGCAGGCCGGCGGCGACGACGGCCCGTTCGGCGCCGCCGCGGCCAGCACCCTGACCCCGGAGGACACGCGGCTGGTCGGCGATCTTCCCGGCGTGGCGAGGGCCTCGTCGAACGTCTCGACCGTCGCGCCCGTCGAACGACAGAGTGTCTCTTTCTCCGGGGTCGACCCGTCCTACGACGAGATCCGGTCCGTCGGCCTCGCCGCGGGCCGCTTCGTGGAGGGCCGCGGCGAGGTCGTGCTCTCCCAGGCCGATGCGAGGAGGCTCCTCGACTCGAAACCCGGGGAGGCCGTCGGAAAAACCTTGTCCGTCGGGGGATCATCCCAAAACGCGCCAGAACGGGACTCCGAACGGCGCTCCGCCCAGGTGCCGAAACGGCTCCCCGAACAGATCTCCGAACGTCTCCCCGAAGGCGTCGCGCGCGAGCAGGCGCAGGATGCGCCGCAAGAGCCCGCGCCCGAGCCTGCCAGGAAGTACGAGGTCGTCGGGGTAGCCGAGGCGTCGGACGTGGAGTTCGGTCCCCCCGTACCCGAGGCTTCGTTCATGGCGACGGCGGACGCTTTGGAGGTCTCCGGCGTGAAGACCGTGGGACAGATCGTGGTCCAGGCCGAGGGTGCGGGGACCGTAGACCGGGCCGTGGACGGGATCGGCAAGGAGCTGAGGGAAGCCCATGATGGGGCGAAGGACTTTTCTGTTATTACGCAGAGGGAGTTGCTTTCGACCTTCACCGAGATCACGGACCAGCTCAAGATCTTCCTGACGGGCATCGCCGGCATCTCACTTCTCGTCGGCGGCATCGGGGTCATGAACATCATGCTCGTCTCGGTGGCGGAGAGGACGCGTGAGATCGGCGTTCGCAAAGCCCTCGGCGCGACCAACGCCAACGTGCTGCTGCAGTTCTTGTTGGAGGCCGTGCTGCTGGCCCTGATCGGGGGCGTCCTCGGCGTCCTGGTCGGCATCGCAGGATCGGCCATCCTGCCGAACGTCCTCGAAGACCTCCCGCCCGCCGTCGTTACGGCAAACGAGGTGGCGCTGGCGTTCGGCGTCTCGGCCCTGATCGGGGTCCTCTTCGGCGTCCTCCCCGCCTACCGCTCCGCCCGCCTCCAACCCGTCGAAGCGTTGCGCAGGGAGTAA
- a CDS encoding metal-dependent hydrolase translates to METYSHAFFTWALAKHGIKAGRAAGIAGALGASFPDLPSFAGTAYYIGPAYLRDGWSSMDTEEVLQAIYFTGPFGGTGSILHSAVPVVALLVLYRISGLVRLDQHRILLWFLLGWLGHTLADFLTHVDDVRPLFWPLSSWTWASPISYYNSAYYGREFFLANHGLMLLTMLALLVSRLRRRAGKAS, encoded by the coding sequence TTGGAGACCTACTCCCACGCCTTCTTCACCTGGGCGCTCGCCAAGCACGGCATAAAGGCCGGACGGGCCGCGGGTATTGCCGGCGCCTTGGGGGCCTCCTTCCCCGACCTGCCTTCCTTCGCCGGCACCGCCTACTACATAGGGCCGGCCTACCTGCGGGACGGCTGGTCCTCGATGGACACGGAGGAGGTGCTGCAGGCCATCTACTTCACCGGCCCGTTTGGCGGGACGGGCAGCATCCTCCACTCGGCCGTGCCGGTCGTGGCCCTGCTCGTCCTGTACCGCATCTCCGGTCTGGTACGGCTGGACCAGCACAGAATACTTCTCTGGTTCCTCCTTGGCTGGCTCGGACATACCCTCGCCGATTTTCTGACCCACGTGGACGACGTGCGACCGCTCTTCTGGCCTTTATCTAGCTGGACCTGGGCGAGCCCGATCTCCTACTACAACAGCGCGTACTACGGGCGGGAGTTCTTCCTCGCCAATCACGGCCTGATGCTGCTTACGATGCTGGCGTTGCTGGTTTCGCGCCTCAGACGTAGGGCCGGGAAGGCTTCTTAG